One segment of Panicum virgatum strain AP13 chromosome 3K, P.virgatum_v5, whole genome shotgun sequence DNA contains the following:
- the LOC120699243 gene encoding cystinosin homolog isoform X2, translating to MSSSWNSVGLEVLYQVLGWVAFFAWSFSFYPQVLLNYRRKSVVGLNFDFLVLNLTKHSSYLIYNASLFFSPFIQRQYHDKYGDKEMIPVAANDVAFSLHAVALTAFTVFQVFIYERGMQKVSKVCISITAIVWTAAIVCLIIAWPKSDWLWLIDVFNSIQVGMTAIKYIPQAIMNFRRKSTIGWSIGNILLDLTGGVLNFGQMGVQSIDQHTLVNFYGNIGKTLLSLETVFFDVLFIIQHYVLYPVKKDEYADDFPVLPIEVKHVAAQ from the exons ATGTCGTCGTCGTGGAACTCGGTCGGGCTGGAGGTGCTGTACCAGGTGCTGGGCTGGGTCGCCTTCTTCGCCTGGTCCTTCAGCTTCTACCCGCAGGTCCTCCTCAACTACCGGCGCAAGAG TGTTGTGGGTCTGAACTTTGATTTTCTGGTGTTGAACTTGACAAAGCACTCGTCTTACCTCATATACAATGCGTCTCTGTTCTTCAGCCCGTTTATCCAGAGACAGTACCATGACAAATATGGTGACAAAGAG ATGATTCCTGTTGCTGCAAATGATGTTGCTTTTTCACTACATGCGGTTGCATTGACAGCCTTCACTGTTTTCCAAGTATTTATATATGAG CGAGGAATGCAGAAAGTCTCCAAAGTTTGCATATCAATTACTGCTATTGTCTGGACTGCAGCTATTGTTTGCCTAATTATTGCTTGGCCAAAAAGTGACTGGCTTTGGCTTATTGATGTGTTCAA TTCAATACAAGTTGGTATGACAGCAATCAAGTATATTCCTCAG GCCATCATGAACTTCAGGCGGAAGAGCACAATTGGTTGGAGCATTGGCAACATTTTACTTGATCTGACGGGAGGTGTGCTCAATTTTGGTCAAATGGGTGTACAGTCTATAGATCAAC ATACGCTGGTAAATTTCTATGGAAATATTGGGAAAACTCTACTTTCATTG GAGACGGTTTTCTTCGATGTTCTATTCATAATTCAGCACTATGTGCTCTACCCTGTCAAGAAGGATGAGTATG CAGACGATTTCCCTGTGCTTCCTATCGAAGTAAAACATGTTGCGGCCCAATAG
- the LOC120699243 gene encoding cystinosin homolog isoform X3: protein MSSSWNSVGLEVLYQVLGWVAFFAWSFSFYPQVLLNYRRKSVVGLNFDFLVLNLTKHSSYLIYNASLFFSPFIQRQYHDKYGDKEMIPVAANDVAFSLHAVALTAFTVFQVFIYERGMQKVSKVCISITAIVWTAAIVCLIIAWPKSDWLWLIDVFNSIQVGMTAIKYIPQAIMNFRRKSTIGWSIGNILLDLTGGVLNFGQMGVQSIDQHTLVNFYGNIGKTLLSLETVFFDVLFIIQHYVLYPVKKDEYDDFPVLPIEVKHVAAQ, encoded by the exons ATGTCGTCGTCGTGGAACTCGGTCGGGCTGGAGGTGCTGTACCAGGTGCTGGGCTGGGTCGCCTTCTTCGCCTGGTCCTTCAGCTTCTACCCGCAGGTCCTCCTCAACTACCGGCGCAAGAG TGTTGTGGGTCTGAACTTTGATTTTCTGGTGTTGAACTTGACAAAGCACTCGTCTTACCTCATATACAATGCGTCTCTGTTCTTCAGCCCGTTTATCCAGAGACAGTACCATGACAAATATGGTGACAAAGAG ATGATTCCTGTTGCTGCAAATGATGTTGCTTTTTCACTACATGCGGTTGCATTGACAGCCTTCACTGTTTTCCAAGTATTTATATATGAG CGAGGAATGCAGAAAGTCTCCAAAGTTTGCATATCAATTACTGCTATTGTCTGGACTGCAGCTATTGTTTGCCTAATTATTGCTTGGCCAAAAAGTGACTGGCTTTGGCTTATTGATGTGTTCAA TTCAATACAAGTTGGTATGACAGCAATCAAGTATATTCCTCAG GCCATCATGAACTTCAGGCGGAAGAGCACAATTGGTTGGAGCATTGGCAACATTTTACTTGATCTGACGGGAGGTGTGCTCAATTTTGGTCAAATGGGTGTACAGTCTATAGATCAAC ATACGCTGGTAAATTTCTATGGAAATATTGGGAAAACTCTACTTTCATTG GAGACGGTTTTCTTCGATGTTCTATTCATAATTCAGCACTATGTGCTCTACCCTGTCAAGAAGGATGAGTATG ACGATTTCCCTGTGCTTCCTATCGAAGTAAAACATGTTGCGGCCCAATAG
- the LOC120699242 gene encoding AAA-ATPase At3g28580-like: protein MCDHLPITRLPMQVPRTQLLGRGLAVWHGRRRAGEEESLEMEASSVWSGLNSGVVLSLIAVLWTVVWQNLHHLQLQQTFGRRMSRHARRLTAMVDPYLSLTFAEYDGGRMRRSDAYEEIKAYLGGTCSRDARHLRAEGGKDANKLVLSMADREEVSDDFQGARVWWLAYSMSPPRTDGFPWWGAAAQEDRRFYQLFFLERHRELVLGTYLPRVRQMGRDAMLQNRQRKLFTNLSTSHWSHVVFEHPKTFATLAMDPVKKKEIMDDLDMFKNGKEYHARVGKAWKRGYLLYGPPGTGKSAMIAAMANYLDYDIYDIELTSVHSNSDLRKLFIGTKSKSIIVIEDIDCSLDLSGARKNKETAAEEDNKDGSSPASDKQAEKTKKADTSSKVTLSGLLNFIDGLWSACGSERLIVFTTNHVEKLDPALIRRGRMDKHIEMSYCGYEAFKFLAETYLGVVSHELFDVIRELLQEVNMTPADVAENLTLKSVDDVAHSCLTSLVRELQEAKKRMASQGNGEGEQGETQ, encoded by the coding sequence ATGTGTGATCACCTGCCTATAACAAGGCTGCCAATGCAAGTCCCGAGGACCCAGCTCCTGGGAAGGGGATTGGCAGTTTGGCACGGGCGGCGACGGGCAGGCGAAGAAGAATCGCTCGAGATGGAAGCGTCGTCGGTGTGGAGCGGGCTCAACTCCGGCGTGGTGCTGAGCCTCATCGCCGTGCTCTGGACGGTGGTGTGGCAGAACCTACATCACCTACAGCTGCAGCAGACGTTCGGGCGGCGCATGAGCCGGCACGCGCGGCGGCTCACGGCGATGGTCGACCCCTACCTGTCGCTCACCTTCGCCGAGTACGACGGCGGCCGCATGAGACGCAGCGACGCGTACGAGGAGATCAAGGCCTACCTCGGCGGCACATGCTCGCGGGACGCTCGCCACCTCCGTGCCGAGGGCGGCAAGGACGCTAACAAGCTGGTGCTCAGCATGGCCGACAGGGAGGAGGTGTCCGACGACTTCCAGGGGGCCAGGGTCTGGTGGCTAGCCTACTCCatgtcgccgccgcgcaccgacGGCTTCCCGTggtggggcgccgccgcgcaggaggACCGCCGGTTCTACCAGCTCTTCTTCCTCGAGCGCCACCGCGAGCTGGTCCTCGGCACCTACCTCCCGCGCGTCCGGCAGATGGGCCGCGACGccatgctccagaaccgccaGCGGAAGCTCTTCACCAACCTCTCCACCAGCCACTGGAGCCACGTGGTGTTCGAGCACCCCAAGACGTTCGCCACGCTCGCCATGGAcccggtgaagaagaaggagatcATGGACGACCTCGACATGTTCAAGAACGGGAAAGAGTACCACGCGCGCGTCGGGAAAGCGTGGAAACGGGGGTACCTCCTGTACGGCCCGCCGGGGACGGGCAAGTCGGCCATGATCGCCGCCATGGCCAACTACCTCGACTACGACATCTACGACATCGAGCTCACCTCGGTCCACTCCAACAGCGACCTCCGGAAGCTGTTCATCGGGACCAAGAGCAAGTCGATCATCGTGATCGAGGACATTGACTGCTCGCTGGACCTGTCCGGCGCGCGCAAGAACAAAGAGacagccgcggaggaggacaACAAAGacggctcgtcgccggcgagcgacaAGCAGGCGGAGAAGACAAAGAAGGCCGACACGAGCAGCAAGGTGACGCTGTCCGGACTGCTCAACTTCATCGACGGACTGTGGTCGGCGTGCGGCTCCGAGCGACTCATCGTGTTCACCACAAACCACGTCGAGAAGCTGGACCCGGCGCTCATCAGGAGGGGGCGGATGGACAAGCACATCGAGATGTCCTACTGCGGCTACGAGGCGTTCAAGTTCTTGGCCGAGACATACCTCGGGGTCGTGTCGCACGAGCTCTTCGATGTCATTCGGGAGCTGCTGCAAGAGGTGAACATGACACCGGCAGATGTTGCCGAGAATCTGACACTGAAGAGCGTCGACGACGTCGCGCACTCGTGCCTAACAAGCTTGGTGAGGGAATTACAGGAAGCCAAGAAGAGGATGGCATCCCAAGGAAATGGAGAGGGCGAACAAGGCGAGACACAATAG
- the LOC120699243 gene encoding cystinosin homolog isoform X1 gives MSSSWNSVGLEVLYQVLGWVAFFAWSFSFYPQVLLNYRRKSVVGLNFDFLVLNLTKHSSYLIYNASLFFSPFIQRQYHDKYGDKEMIPVAANDVAFSLHAVALTAFTVFQVFIYERGMQKVSKVCISITAIVWTAAIVCLIIAWPKSDWLWLIDVFNSIQVGMTAIKYIPQAIMNFRRKSTIGWSIGNILLDLTGGVLNFGQMGVQSIDQHTLVNFYGNIGKTLLSLETVFFDVLFIIQHYVLYPVKKDEYGKAIISERVAPLIRPSDKPEEDNV, from the exons ATGTCGTCGTCGTGGAACTCGGTCGGGCTGGAGGTGCTGTACCAGGTGCTGGGCTGGGTCGCCTTCTTCGCCTGGTCCTTCAGCTTCTACCCGCAGGTCCTCCTCAACTACCGGCGCAAGAG TGTTGTGGGTCTGAACTTTGATTTTCTGGTGTTGAACTTGACAAAGCACTCGTCTTACCTCATATACAATGCGTCTCTGTTCTTCAGCCCGTTTATCCAGAGACAGTACCATGACAAATATGGTGACAAAGAG ATGATTCCTGTTGCTGCAAATGATGTTGCTTTTTCACTACATGCGGTTGCATTGACAGCCTTCACTGTTTTCCAAGTATTTATATATGAG CGAGGAATGCAGAAAGTCTCCAAAGTTTGCATATCAATTACTGCTATTGTCTGGACTGCAGCTATTGTTTGCCTAATTATTGCTTGGCCAAAAAGTGACTGGCTTTGGCTTATTGATGTGTTCAA TTCAATACAAGTTGGTATGACAGCAATCAAGTATATTCCTCAG GCCATCATGAACTTCAGGCGGAAGAGCACAATTGGTTGGAGCATTGGCAACATTTTACTTGATCTGACGGGAGGTGTGCTCAATTTTGGTCAAATGGGTGTACAGTCTATAGATCAAC ATACGCTGGTAAATTTCTATGGAAATATTGGGAAAACTCTACTTTCATTG GAGACGGTTTTCTTCGATGTTCTATTCATAATTCAGCACTATGTGCTCTACCCTGTCAAGAAGGATGAGTATGGTAAGGCAATCATTTCTGAAAGGGTAGCCCCTCTTATCAGGCCGTCTGACAagcctgaagaagataatgTATGA